From a region of the Geothrix sp. 21YS21S-2 genome:
- the aceB gene encoding malate synthase A, translating to MSTKLLPGMAWSTFPYHADPTILTDGALAFLEDLTRSFRPGLEVLLRNREVRQARFDAGEQPGFLPETREIRQSDWLVAPLPPLLLDRRVEITGPPDRKMLINALNSGARVYMADFEDSLAPTLENLVEGQRNLGEAVRGTLRYLDPPTGRVYALEEHVATLMVRPRGLHLPERHLEVDGEPIPASLFDAGLFLYHNAGEILARGGTPCLYLPKLEHHLEARWWNQVLGAVEAELGLPRGSVRTTLLIETLPAAFQMEEILFEHRGRAAGLNLGRWDYIFSFIKTRRMSPAAILPDRGLVHMEQPFLRAYARLLVRTCHRRGCLALGGMSAFVPCRGDEEGTALAFAQVRADKLREVRDGCDGTWVAHPALVPVAQAPFDEHLAGPNQLDRIPGPVEAAELLAVPEGARTEKALRHNLKVGIRYLESWLRGQGCVALYGLMEDAATAEICRMQVWQWIRHGAEVEHLGQLDRPLFHAFVEDALFQIRAEVGEADFAEGRFMEASDLFETLILARVPPPFLTLPAYDLLLEPVPSEVSR from the coding sequence ATGTCGACGAAGCTCCTTCCCGGAATGGCCTGGTCCACCTTCCCCTACCACGCGGACCCCACGATCCTCACCGACGGCGCCCTTGCCTTCCTCGAGGACCTCACCCGCTCCTTCCGCCCCGGCCTGGAGGTCCTGCTCCGGAACCGCGAGGTCCGCCAGGCCCGCTTCGACGCCGGCGAGCAGCCCGGGTTCCTCCCGGAGACCCGGGAGATCCGGCAGTCCGATTGGTTGGTTGCTCCCCTGCCCCCCCTCCTCCTGGACCGCCGCGTGGAGATCACCGGTCCCCCCGACCGGAAGATGCTCATCAACGCCCTCAACAGCGGAGCGCGGGTCTACATGGCCGACTTCGAGGACAGCCTCGCGCCCACCCTGGAGAACCTGGTCGAGGGCCAGCGCAACCTCGGCGAGGCGGTGCGCGGCACGCTCCGCTACCTGGATCCGCCCACCGGCAGGGTCTACGCCCTGGAGGAGCACGTGGCCACCCTCATGGTGCGCCCCCGCGGCCTCCACCTCCCCGAGCGCCACCTGGAGGTGGACGGGGAACCCATTCCGGCGAGCCTCTTCGACGCCGGCCTCTTCCTCTACCACAACGCCGGCGAGATCCTCGCCCGGGGCGGCACCCCCTGCCTCTACCTTCCCAAGCTCGAGCACCACCTGGAAGCCCGCTGGTGGAACCAGGTACTAGGCGCCGTCGAGGCGGAGCTGGGCCTGCCCCGGGGTTCCGTGCGCACCACCCTGCTCATCGAGACCCTCCCGGCGGCCTTCCAGATGGAGGAGATCCTCTTCGAGCACCGGGGGCGCGCGGCGGGCCTGAACCTGGGCCGGTGGGACTACATCTTCTCCTTCATCAAGACCCGGCGCATGAGCCCGGCCGCCATCCTCCCGGACCGGGGCCTCGTGCACATGGAGCAGCCGTTCCTGCGCGCCTACGCCCGGCTCCTGGTGCGCACCTGCCACCGCCGGGGCTGCCTGGCCCTGGGCGGCATGAGCGCCTTCGTGCCCTGCCGGGGCGACGAGGAAGGCACGGCCCTGGCCTTCGCCCAGGTGCGCGCCGACAAGCTGCGGGAGGTCCGGGACGGCTGCGACGGCACCTGGGTGGCCCACCCCGCCCTGGTGCCTGTCGCCCAGGCCCCCTTCGACGAGCACCTGGCCGGCCCCAACCAGCTGGACCGCATCCCCGGTCCCGTGGAGGCGGCCGAACTCCTGGCCGTGCCCGAGGGCGCGCGCACCGAGAAGGCCCTGCGCCACAACCTGAAGGTCGGCATCCGCTACCTGGAGTCCTGGCTCCGGGGCCAGGGCTGCGTGGCCCTCTACGGCCTCATGGAGGACGCCGCGACGGCCGAGATCTGCCGCATGCAGGTGTGGCAGTGGATCCGCCACGGCGCCGAAGTCGAGCACCTGGGGCAGCTGGATCGCCCCCTCTTCCACGCCTTCGTGGAGGACGCCCTGTTCCAGATCCGGGCGGAGGTCGGCGAAGCGGACTTCGCCGAGGGCCGGTTCATGGAGGCCTCGGACCTCTTCGAGACCCTCATCCTCGCCCGCGTCCCGCCCCCCTTCCTCACCCTTCCCGCCTACGACCTGCTCCTGGAGCCGGTCCCCTCCGAGGTGTCCCGATGA
- a CDS encoding short-chain fatty acyl-CoA regulator family protein, whose product MPETSAQRPAPKLGAKVRALRRQEGLSQVQMAERLSISPSYLNLIEANKRPLTANLLIHLAHAFKVDLKSFAPQEDQRLAEDLMEAFGDPMFDTLDLPASEVRELAQGCPGLARAVFYLYQSYREGRRQMDTLSDQLSDGQGYAPPATLPPSEAAGDFIQRSMNYFPALEAAAEDLWSRASLDQDLLYTGLIEVFKGYGVKVRVHRAGDAPGILRRYDPETRVLSLSELLPPRSRAFQMAHQWALLALREVLDELIHDPLVTDETTRAMARVALANYFAGAVLMPYGTFFRAVRAGRYDIELLSRRFEASFEQVCHRLTTLRRPGEEGVPFHFLRIDIAGNISKSFSASGIRFARYSGCCPRWNIHASFLTPGLIRTQISEMPDGVKYFCIARTLQKDTGTYRGQHAMQALGLGCEIAHARELVYSDGLMLEQPPVPIGVTCRLCDRADCEQRAFPPLHQGIQVEERVRRSSFFAHLGDGS is encoded by the coding sequence ATGCCCGAAACCTCCGCCCAGAGGCCCGCCCCCAAGCTCGGGGCCAAGGTGCGCGCCCTCCGCCGCCAGGAGGGCCTCAGCCAGGTCCAGATGGCCGAGCGCCTCTCCATCAGCCCCAGCTACCTGAACCTCATCGAGGCCAACAAGCGCCCCCTCACGGCCAACCTGCTCATCCACCTGGCCCACGCCTTCAAGGTGGACCTGAAGAGCTTCGCCCCCCAGGAGGACCAGCGCCTGGCCGAGGACCTCATGGAGGCCTTCGGGGACCCCATGTTCGACACCCTGGACCTGCCGGCCTCGGAGGTGCGCGAACTGGCCCAGGGCTGCCCCGGCCTGGCCCGGGCCGTCTTCTACCTCTACCAGTCCTACCGGGAGGGGCGCCGGCAGATGGACACCCTCTCGGACCAGCTGAGCGACGGCCAGGGCTACGCGCCCCCCGCCACCCTGCCGCCCTCGGAGGCGGCGGGCGACTTCATCCAGCGGTCCATGAACTACTTCCCGGCCCTTGAGGCGGCGGCGGAGGACCTCTGGAGCCGGGCTTCCCTGGACCAGGACCTGCTCTACACCGGGCTGATCGAGGTCTTCAAGGGCTACGGCGTGAAGGTGCGGGTCCACCGCGCCGGGGACGCCCCGGGCATCCTCCGCCGCTACGACCCGGAGACCCGGGTGCTCAGCCTCTCGGAGCTCCTGCCGCCGCGCAGCCGGGCCTTCCAGATGGCCCACCAGTGGGCCCTGCTGGCCCTCCGGGAGGTCCTGGACGAGCTCATCCACGATCCCCTGGTCACGGACGAGACCACGCGGGCCATGGCCCGGGTGGCGCTGGCCAACTACTTCGCGGGGGCCGTGCTCATGCCGTACGGGACCTTCTTCCGGGCGGTGCGCGCGGGGCGGTACGACATCGAGCTGCTCTCCCGGCGCTTCGAGGCCAGCTTCGAGCAGGTGTGCCACCGCCTCACCACCCTTCGCAGGCCCGGGGAGGAGGGCGTTCCCTTCCACTTCCTGCGCATCGACATCGCCGGCAACATTTCCAAGAGCTTCTCGGCCTCCGGCATCCGCTTCGCCCGGTACTCCGGGTGCTGCCCCCGGTGGAACATCCACGCGTCGTTCCTCACCCCGGGCCTCATCCGCACCCAGATCAGCGAGATGCCCGACGGCGTGAAGTACTTCTGCATCGCCCGCACCCTCCAGAAGGACACCGGCACCTACCGCGGCCAGCACGCCATGCAGGCCCTGGGCCTGGGCTGCGAGATCGCCCACGCCCGCGAGCTGGTGTATTCGGACGGGCTGATGCTCGAGCAGCCGCCCGTGCCGATCGGGGTCACCTGCCGCCTCTGCGACCGCGCCGACTGCGAGCAGCGGGCCTTCCCGCCCCTGCACCAGGGGATCCAGGTGGAGGAGCGGGTGAGGCGCAGCAGCTTCTTCGCCCACCTGGGGGATGGATCCTGA
- a CDS encoding two-component regulator propeller domain-containing protein gives MAGFRSNVAAALRMALALLLATGAIAGAPPGAGPVRVFNAADGVPQMAIYALAPDREGRLWAGTLAGVARFDGQTWKSVEGPPSRYALLVNANSMMCASDGSMWIGTRFQGYLEYRHGAWKAHDDRSGLPINNVNGILESSRQDHSGRRILYGATHGKGIVAYQDGAWQRVGGELAEERTFCLLEREGALWVGSARGVWIMEQGRWRPFEANGSLADPLVRTLAETTEPDGSRCLWIGTEKGGLYRWRRGRLEALPMKEHMGNTSVRALLAGADGSMWVGTSGGGMAQIHGDQWLVRGTHSGLQSDFIRCLAFTPGGPDGSVLWAGSDGKGIFRIHSGGWRRVTVPWPHADPRVQGFAETRNPATGQPVLWMGNTYLARLEKGVYTIFRPNLDAAGETMRSLFAFPGDQDLWFGFGGSLGRFSGGRFRFWTEKDGFPQGTVRVLAGTRDAKGTRILWIGTSRGLVRWDGRTFLDVPPPPGDPRPSVRSLEVDGPRLWVGTDKGLACLEGDAWLTPGAQASFPPVGVHAMLRLPSGMMVGTFGSGVLQFENPRGSAGHRSFTTRNTPALRQDLVYDLVQDAAGRVYVSSPRGVARVDPARGWSWDNFSTEDGLPGMECIKGSLFRDSSGRIWVGTEDGPAWLEPGTAAQDLVPKPLVWDSAVVRGRSVAQDAQLSHKDQGIRFEYRLLTGHREQDTVYRTQLQGLQDAPGDWSALSYTQYPSLPAGRYTMLVWARDYAGNQTGPLGFAFRILPPPWFSPLAWAAYAVLLGGGVLALLRLRTRVLADRNRELVERIGEATREIELRREEQEKLNRELVLLNLEKTQFMGIAAHDLRNPLNTIILVSDGLVTGDLEDCPPEIQPWVRKIATSAHHMTALIDEFLDVNAIESGRSKPSVRILGVEEILDPMASLYRLRLEAKGQTLVMEGAGGPGRILADPNHLRQILDNLLSNASKFSPHGAVLRIRVVPGPATTRLDVIDQGPGVLESERGNLFRRFSKLSARPTGGESSSGLGLSIVKHLVDANHGRIWVENQPGGGCAFCVEVPSALPAGDGLILAEKN, from the coding sequence ATGGCCGGATTCCGTTCCAACGTTGCAGCCGCCTTGCGCATGGCCCTGGCGCTGCTCCTGGCCACCGGAGCCATCGCGGGGGCGCCCCCGGGGGCCGGTCCGGTGCGCGTGTTCAACGCGGCCGACGGGGTGCCCCAGATGGCCATCTACGCCCTTGCACCGGACCGGGAGGGCCGCCTTTGGGCGGGCACCCTGGCCGGCGTGGCCCGGTTCGACGGCCAGACCTGGAAGAGCGTGGAGGGCCCCCCCAGCCGCTACGCCCTCCTGGTGAACGCCAATTCCATGATGTGCGCCTCCGACGGCAGCATGTGGATCGGGACCCGGTTCCAGGGCTACCTGGAATACCGCCACGGCGCGTGGAAGGCGCATGACGACCGGTCCGGGCTGCCCATCAACAACGTCAACGGCATCCTCGAGAGTTCCCGCCAGGACCACTCCGGCCGCCGGATCCTCTACGGCGCCACCCACGGCAAGGGCATCGTCGCCTACCAGGACGGCGCCTGGCAGCGCGTCGGGGGAGAACTGGCGGAAGAGAGGACCTTCTGCCTCCTGGAGCGGGAGGGCGCCCTCTGGGTCGGCTCGGCCCGCGGGGTCTGGATCATGGAGCAGGGCCGCTGGCGCCCCTTCGAGGCCAACGGGTCCCTCGCGGACCCGCTGGTGCGCACCCTTGCCGAGACCACGGAGCCCGACGGCTCCCGCTGCCTCTGGATCGGCACCGAGAAGGGCGGCCTGTACCGGTGGCGCCGCGGCCGGCTCGAGGCGCTCCCCATGAAGGAGCATATGGGCAACACCAGCGTCCGGGCCCTGCTGGCAGGAGCCGACGGGTCCATGTGGGTGGGCACCTCCGGCGGCGGCATGGCCCAGATCCACGGCGACCAGTGGCTCGTGCGCGGCACGCACAGCGGCCTCCAGTCCGACTTCATCCGCTGCCTGGCGTTCACGCCGGGGGGCCCCGACGGCTCCGTCCTCTGGGCGGGGTCGGACGGCAAGGGCATCTTCCGCATCCACTCGGGCGGGTGGCGGCGCGTGACGGTGCCCTGGCCCCACGCGGACCCGCGGGTCCAGGGTTTCGCCGAGACCCGGAATCCCGCCACGGGCCAGCCTGTGCTCTGGATGGGCAACACCTATCTGGCCAGACTGGAGAAGGGCGTCTACACCATCTTCCGCCCCAACCTGGATGCGGCGGGCGAGACCATGCGCAGCCTCTTCGCGTTCCCGGGAGACCAGGACCTATGGTTCGGCTTCGGCGGCAGCCTCGGGCGGTTCTCCGGGGGCCGGTTCCGGTTCTGGACGGAAAAGGACGGATTCCCCCAGGGCACGGTGCGGGTGCTGGCCGGGACGCGGGACGCCAAGGGGACGCGGATCCTCTGGATCGGCACCAGCCGCGGGCTGGTGCGGTGGGACGGCCGGACCTTCCTGGACGTGCCGCCGCCGCCCGGAGACCCCAGGCCCTCGGTGCGCAGCCTGGAGGTGGACGGCCCGCGGCTCTGGGTGGGCACCGACAAGGGCCTGGCCTGCCTGGAGGGGGATGCGTGGCTGACGCCCGGCGCCCAGGCCTCCTTCCCACCGGTGGGGGTCCACGCCATGCTCCGCCTGCCGTCGGGAATGATGGTGGGCACCTTCGGATCGGGCGTGCTCCAGTTCGAGAACCCCCGCGGCTCCGCCGGACACCGTTCCTTCACCACCCGCAACACCCCGGCCCTGCGGCAGGATCTCGTGTACGACCTCGTGCAGGACGCCGCCGGCCGGGTCTACGTGTCCAGTCCCCGGGGCGTGGCCCGCGTGGACCCCGCCCGGGGCTGGTCCTGGGACAACTTCAGCACCGAGGACGGCCTGCCGGGGATGGAGTGCATCAAGGGGTCGCTCTTCCGGGACAGCTCCGGGCGCATCTGGGTGGGGACCGAGGACGGTCCGGCCTGGCTCGAGCCCGGGACCGCCGCCCAGGATCTCGTCCCCAAGCCCCTGGTGTGGGATTCGGCGGTGGTGCGGGGGCGTTCCGTGGCGCAGGACGCGCAGCTTTCCCACAAGGACCAGGGCATCCGGTTCGAGTACCGCCTCCTGACCGGGCACCGGGAGCAGGACACGGTCTACCGCACCCAGCTCCAGGGCCTCCAGGACGCCCCCGGGGACTGGTCCGCCCTCTCCTACACCCAGTACCCCAGCCTGCCCGCGGGCCGCTACACCATGCTGGTGTGGGCCCGGGACTACGCCGGGAACCAGACGGGGCCGCTGGGCTTCGCCTTCCGCATCCTGCCGCCGCCCTGGTTCAGCCCCCTGGCCTGGGCCGCCTACGCGGTCCTTCTGGGAGGCGGTGTCCTGGCCCTCCTGCGCCTTCGCACCCGGGTCCTGGCCGACCGCAACCGGGAGCTCGTGGAGCGCATCGGGGAAGCCACCCGGGAGATCGAGCTGCGCCGGGAGGAACAGGAGAAGCTGAACCGGGAACTGGTCCTGCTGAACCTGGAGAAGACCCAGTTCATGGGCATCGCCGCCCACGACCTGCGCAACCCCCTCAACACGATCATCCTGGTGTCGGACGGGCTCGTCACCGGGGACCTGGAGGACTGCCCGCCGGAAATCCAGCCCTGGGTCCGCAAGATCGCCACCTCGGCCCACCACATGACCGCCCTCATCGACGAGTTCCTGGACGTCAACGCCATCGAGAGCGGAAGGTCGAAACCCAGCGTGCGCATCCTGGGCGTCGAGGAGATCCTCGATCCCATGGCCAGCCTCTACAGGCTGCGCCTGGAGGCCAAGGGCCAGACGCTGGTGATGGAGGGGGCCGGAGGCCCGGGCCGGATCCTGGCCGACCCCAACCACCTGCGGCAGATCCTGGACAACCTCCTGTCCAACGCCTCCAAGTTCTCGCCGCACGGGGCGGTGCTGCGGATCCGGGTGGTCCCGGGCCCCGCCACGACCCGGCTGGACGTCATCGACCAGGGCCCCGGCGTCCTGGAATCGGAGCGCGGCAATCTCTTCCGGCGGTTCTCCAAGCTCTCGGCGCGCCCCACCGGCGGGGAGAGTTCGTCCGGCCTGGGCCTCAGCATCGTCAAGCACCTGGTGGACGCCAACCACGGACGGATCTGGGTGGAGAACCAGCCCGGGGGCGGCTGCGCCTTCTGCGTGGAAGTGCCCTCGGCCCTGCCGGCGGGAGACGGTCTCATTCTCGCTGAAAAAAATTGA
- the xdhA gene encoding xanthine dehydrogenase molybdenum-binding subunit XdhA: protein MDHNIVGKSVKRLDAVAKVTGKAKYTDDFFERDMLVGKVLRSPHAHAVVKSVDLARARALPGVVAVFTARDLPKIKFATAGHPWSLDPGHRDVEDRLILTDKARFVGDAVAAVVAEDLLTAEKALHLIDIEYEVLPHVLTAEDAMKEGAPLLHDNRPGNIVSSFGVQFGDVEAGFREADHVIEGDYETSIVQHCHIESMSAFAFVDTDGRVVVNSSTQIPHIVRRIVAQALGLKWGRVQVIKPFIGGGFGNKQDVVVEPLTAAMSLAAGGRPVRYCMTREEVFIDTRTRHAMKLHMKTAVNSDGTLKGIHVQLLSNTGAYASHGHSIAMSAGGKFRPLYDFPAVKFEPKTVYTNLPVAGAMRGYGTPQIFFALESHMDDIARQLGMDPIELRRKNLIKLGHQDPLTKNVVRSFGIPQCIEKGMELIRWDEKKKAHLDQKGPKRRGMGMALFAYASGTHPVALELAGARIVMNQDGSVALQVGATEIGQGSDTVFAQITAEVLGLPMDMVHVVTTQDTDITPFDSGAYASRQTFVTGIAVRKAALEVRDKVLEVAARRTGLAPAEMDIRDCRIVETALGRVVCSLEEVAMDAYYDRLLAAPITSDTSANVRINAMSYGATFVEVEVDMETGKVEVAEIWNIHDSGTIINPRLAEGQVHGGVSMALGAALLEQMLFDPQTGKALNNNLLDYKLPTILDTPRINAAFVETFDAAGSFGSKSLGECPVISPAPAVRNAVLDATGVAFHKIPLYPQVVFEKFREAGLLAQRSAEHV from the coding sequence ATGGACCACAACATCGTGGGCAAGAGCGTCAAGAGGCTGGACGCCGTGGCCAAGGTGACAGGGAAGGCCAAGTACACCGACGACTTCTTCGAGCGCGACATGCTGGTGGGCAAGGTGCTGCGCAGCCCCCACGCCCACGCCGTGGTCAAGTCCGTGGACCTGGCCAGGGCCCGGGCCCTGCCGGGCGTGGTGGCCGTGTTCACCGCCCGGGACCTGCCGAAGATCAAGTTCGCCACCGCCGGGCACCCCTGGTCCCTGGACCCCGGCCACCGGGACGTGGAGGACCGCCTGATCCTCACGGACAAGGCCCGCTTCGTGGGCGACGCCGTGGCCGCGGTGGTGGCCGAGGACCTGCTCACCGCCGAGAAGGCCCTCCATCTCATCGACATCGAATACGAGGTCCTGCCCCACGTCCTCACCGCCGAGGACGCCATGAAGGAGGGCGCGCCCCTCCTCCACGACAACCGCCCCGGCAACATCGTCAGCTCCTTCGGCGTCCAGTTCGGGGACGTGGAGGCCGGGTTCCGGGAGGCCGACCACGTCATCGAGGGCGACTACGAGACCAGCATCGTCCAGCACTGCCACATCGAGTCCATGAGCGCCTTCGCCTTCGTGGACACCGACGGCCGGGTGGTGGTCAACTCCTCCACCCAGATCCCCCACATCGTCCGGCGCATCGTGGCCCAGGCCCTGGGCCTGAAGTGGGGACGGGTCCAGGTCATCAAGCCCTTCATCGGAGGCGGCTTCGGCAACAAGCAGGACGTCGTGGTGGAGCCCCTGACGGCGGCCATGAGCCTGGCCGCGGGCGGGCGTCCCGTGCGCTACTGCATGACGCGCGAGGAGGTCTTCATCGACACCCGCACCCGCCACGCCATGAAGCTGCATATGAAGACCGCCGTCAACTCGGACGGCACCCTCAAGGGCATCCACGTGCAGCTCCTGAGCAACACCGGCGCCTACGCCAGCCACGGCCACTCCATCGCCATGTCGGCGGGCGGGAAGTTCAGGCCCCTCTATGATTTCCCCGCCGTGAAATTCGAGCCGAAGACGGTCTACACCAACCTCCCCGTGGCCGGCGCCATGCGCGGCTACGGCACGCCCCAGATCTTCTTCGCCCTGGAAAGCCACATGGACGACATCGCCCGCCAACTGGGCATGGACCCCATCGAGCTGCGCCGGAAGAACCTCATCAAGCTGGGCCACCAGGATCCCCTCACGAAGAACGTGGTGCGCTCCTTCGGCATCCCCCAGTGCATCGAGAAGGGGATGGAGCTCATCCGGTGGGACGAGAAGAAGAAGGCCCACCTGGACCAGAAGGGCCCGAAGCGCCGCGGCATGGGCATGGCGCTGTTCGCCTACGCCTCGGGCACGCACCCCGTGGCCCTGGAGCTGGCCGGCGCCCGCATCGTCATGAACCAGGACGGTTCCGTCGCCCTGCAGGTGGGGGCCACCGAGATCGGCCAGGGCAGCGACACAGTCTTCGCGCAGATCACCGCCGAGGTGCTGGGGCTGCCCATGGACATGGTCCACGTGGTGACCACCCAGGACACGGACATCACGCCCTTCGATTCCGGAGCCTACGCCTCCCGGCAGACCTTCGTCACCGGCATCGCCGTGCGCAAGGCCGCCCTGGAAGTGCGGGACAAGGTGCTGGAGGTGGCCGCGCGCCGCACGGGCCTGGCCCCCGCCGAGATGGACATCCGGGACTGCCGGATCGTGGAGACGGCCCTGGGCCGCGTGGTCTGCTCCCTGGAGGAGGTGGCCATGGACGCCTACTACGACCGCCTCCTGGCCGCCCCCATCACCAGCGACACCTCCGCCAACGTCCGCATCAACGCCATGTCCTACGGCGCCACCTTCGTTGAGGTGGAGGTGGACATGGAGACCGGCAAGGTGGAGGTCGCCGAGATCTGGAACATCCACGACTCCGGCACGATCATCAACCCCAGGCTCGCCGAGGGCCAGGTGCACGGCGGTGTGAGCATGGCCCTGGGCGCAGCGCTCCTGGAGCAGATGCTCTTCGATCCCCAGACCGGCAAGGCCCTCAACAACAACCTCCTGGACTACAAGCTGCCCACCATCCTGGACACGCCCAGGATCAACGCCGCCTTCGTGGAGACCTTCGACGCCGCGGGCTCCTTCGGCTCCAAGTCCCTGGGTGAGTGCCCCGTCATCTCCCCCGCCCCGGCCGTGCGCAACGCGGTGCTCGACGCCACGGGCGTGGCCTTCCACAAGATCCCCCTCTATCCCCAGGTGGTTTTCGAGAAATTCCGGGAAGCGGGACTGCTGGCCCAGAGGAGCGCCGAACATGTTTGA
- the xdhB gene encoding xanthine dehydrogenase FAD-binding subunit XdhB: MFDICELHEPVTLEEAKAVFAENPGLKVIAGGTDVLIRLQHGSLAGAGLLSLKNLHALEEIVMLGDGTISVGAMAPFTKIFQSELIRKHVPVLGEASVSMGGPQVRNVATIGGNICNGAVSADSASTLFALDALLKLETATGERIIPMGDFYAGPGKVNLRPGELLTAVLIPREGYEGMGGHYIKYAMRKAMDIATLGVAAVCKVRENRFVDLRIGLGVAAPVPIRCFEAEAYAKGKEITLEVVQEIARLAVKPAKARTSWRASKDYREHLIEVLAQRAVAEAVKRGGGCCAD; the protein is encoded by the coding sequence ATGTTTGACATCTGCGAACTTCACGAACCCGTGACCCTGGAGGAGGCCAAGGCCGTCTTCGCGGAGAACCCCGGCCTCAAGGTCATCGCCGGCGGCACCGACGTCCTCATCCGCCTCCAGCACGGCAGCCTCGCGGGCGCCGGGCTGCTCAGCCTCAAGAACCTCCACGCCCTGGAGGAGATCGTCATGCTGGGCGACGGGACGATCTCGGTGGGGGCCATGGCGCCCTTCACGAAGATCTTCCAGTCCGAGCTGATCCGCAAGCACGTCCCCGTGCTGGGCGAGGCCTCGGTGTCCATGGGCGGCCCCCAGGTGCGCAACGTGGCCACCATCGGAGGCAACATCTGCAACGGCGCGGTGTCCGCCGACAGCGCCTCGACGCTGTTCGCCCTGGACGCCCTGCTCAAGCTGGAGACCGCCACGGGCGAGCGCATCATCCCCATGGGCGACTTCTACGCCGGTCCCGGCAAGGTGAACCTGCGCCCCGGAGAACTGCTCACCGCCGTCCTGATCCCCCGTGAAGGCTACGAGGGCATGGGCGGACACTACATCAAGTACGCCATGCGCAAGGCCATGGACATCGCCACCCTGGGCGTGGCGGCGGTCTGCAAGGTGCGGGAGAACCGCTTCGTGGACCTGCGCATCGGCCTGGGCGTGGCCGCGCCGGTGCCCATCCGGTGCTTCGAGGCCGAGGCCTACGCCAAGGGGAAGGAGATCACCCTGGAGGTCGTGCAGGAGATCGCCCGCCTCGCGGTGAAGCCCGCCAAGGCGCGAACCTCCTGGCGGGCCTCCAAGGACTACCGGGAGCATCTCATCGAAGTGCTGGCCCAGCGGGCCGTCGCCGAAGCCGTGAAGCGTGGGGGAGGTTGCTGTGCTGACTAA
- the xdhC gene encoding xanthine dehydrogenase subunit XdhC, with translation MAVQKRISLTVNGRPHQIEIDIRESLLDVLRDRLQFTGVKQGCSVGECGACTVLIDGTPVNSCIYLAAWAHGKAITTIEGIALDGHLSPVQEAFVEEGAIQCGFCTPGLVLSTTAMVESGRRFTHDEVRRELSGHLCRCTGYQKIIDAAERALREAEA, from the coding sequence GTGGCCGTGCAGAAGAGGATCTCCCTGACCGTCAACGGCCGGCCCCATCAGATCGAGATCGACATCCGGGAGTCCCTCCTGGACGTCCTGCGGGACCGCCTCCAGTTCACCGGCGTCAAGCAGGGCTGCTCCGTGGGGGAGTGCGGCGCCTGCACCGTGCTCATCGACGGCACCCCCGTCAACTCCTGCATCTACCTCGCCGCCTGGGCCCACGGCAAGGCCATCACCACCATCGAGGGCATCGCCCTGGACGGCCACCTGTCCCCGGTGCAGGAGGCCTTCGTGGAGGAGGGCGCCATCCAGTGCGGGTTCTGCACTCCCGGCCTGGTCCTTTCCACCACCGCCATGGTGGAGAGCGGCAGGCGCTTCACCCACGACGAGGTGCGCCGCGAACTCTCCGGCCACCTGTGCCGGTGCACCGGCTACCAGAAGATCATCGACGCCGCGGAAAGGGCCTTGCGGGAGGCGGAGGCCTGA